A region of the Microcystis aeruginosa FD4 genome:
GTTGACTATACTTTTACTAACTATTACCAACATAACAGACAAAATCCTCATGCGAACCTTAGCGATCGGCGATATTCATGGTTGCTCGAAAGCTCTAGATCACTTGCTAGAGATCGTCAATCCCAAACCGCAAGATACTTTAATCACCCTTGGTGATTACGTTAATAAGGGTAGAGACTCGAAAGGGGTGATCGATCGCCTGATTTCCCTACATAAACAGGGAAATTTGATTCCCCTCAAAGGTAATCACGAGATTATCATGCTGCAAGCCCGTCATAACCCCCTCAAACAGCGTCTCTGGTTAGAAAAAGGCGGTAAAGCTACTCTAAAATCCTACAGCGAAGGCCACCTGATTAAAATTCCCGAATCCCACTGGGATTTTTTAGGAAAAGTCTGTATAAATAGCTACGAAACGGCAAATCATTTATTTGTTCACGCTAGTCTCGATCCCCATCTACCCCTGGCCAGACAACCAGAATACAAACTCTTTTGGGAGAAATTTCAACATCCCGCCGCCCATAGTTCGGGAAAAACCATGATTTGTGGCCATACCAGCCAAAAAAGCGGTAAACCAGTTAATCTCGGCCATGCCATTTGTATTGATACTTGGGCTTACGGCAAAGGTTGGTTAAGTTGTTTAGATGTGGAAACGGGGAAATTGTGGCAGACTAACCAGCGAGGAAATTTTCGCATTAGCCATATTCAAGATTATTATCGTTCATCCTCTCTAGGTCAGGACATTAAGGACGGTTCGCCGATTTTTGGCCGTTCACTCTTGTCAAGAGCGGCAGCAATGACATTTAAGGGCAAATA
Encoded here:
- a CDS encoding metallophosphoesterase family protein, with product MRTLAIGDIHGCSKALDHLLEIVNPKPQDTLITLGDYVNKGRDSKGVIDRLISLHKQGNLIPLKGNHEIIMLQARHNPLKQRLWLEKGGKATLKSYSEGHLIKIPESHWDFLGKVCINSYETANHLFVHASLDPHLPLARQPEYKLFWEKFQHPAAHSSGKTMICGHTSQKSGKPVNLGHAICIDTWAYGKGWLSCLDVETGKLWQTNQRGNFRISHIQDYYRSSSLGQDIKDGSPIFGRSLLSRAAAMTFKGK